A region from the Medicago truncatula cultivar Jemalong A17 chromosome 6, MtrunA17r5.0-ANR, whole genome shotgun sequence genome encodes:
- the LOC25479609 gene encoding pentatricopeptide repeat-containing protein At3g60050, producing the protein MHGSFLIRCMIEVNLPILSHTIPYCMLYAKIIKLTRQLHWSRKLKTKAFNQINTYNILIDGLCKEGRLENAQVIFQDLLIKGYKVKVWTYNTMINGLCLEGLFDEAMTLLEKMEDNGCTPDVVTYETIIYALFKNDENDKAEKLLREMITRGLL; encoded by the coding sequence ATGCATGGGAGCTTCTTGATCAGATGCATGATAGAGGTCAACCTGCCAATATTATCACATACAATTCCTTATTGCATGCTTTATGCAAAAATCATCAAGTTGACAAGGCAATTGCATTGGTCAAGAAAATTAAAGACCAAGGCATTCAACCAAATAAACACATACAATATACTTATCGATGGACTATGCAAAGAAGGAAGACTTGAGAATGCACAAGTGATTTTTCAGGATCTTTTGATTAAAGGCTATAAGGTAAAAGTTTGGACATATAATACTATGATTAATGGTCTTTGTTTGGAGGGACTGTTTGATGAAGCTATGACCCTACTGGAAAAAATGGAAGACAATGGTTGCACTCCTGATGTTGTAACTTATGAAACTATTATTTACgctctttttaaaaatgatgAGAATGATAAGGCAGAGAAACTTCTACGTGAAATGATTACTAGAGGTCTGTTGTAA